The Labilibaculum sp. sequence TAAGAAATATTAATTTTGTGTTTATCTATAATATAAATTGAAATCAATTTAAGCATTACATTAAGAGGTCAATAGATATGAAAGCAAAAGTTAAAAGTCCAATTGCAATTAACGAACTGATACTATCCGAAATGAATCGGCAAGGCTTAAGTGCGGCCGATTTTGCACAAAAATTACAAATTAGCATGAATTCTATGTATCATATCCTAAAACGACCAAGCATGCAAATCGATAGACTTTGGGATATCTGTGAAGTTTTACAATTGAATTTCTTTAAAATTCTGGCTGATGAAATAAAAATTAATAAGCCTGCTGATACTCAAATAAACCAACTACAACAAGAAAATAAAACTCTTAAGGAGGTAATTCGACTTTTGGGTGGTAACAAGTAAATCACAAGTTGCATTCAAATATATGTGCTTGTTTGGTGTGTTTAATTCAAACTAAGATTTGGACATGCTGTGTTACCGTAAAACAATAGTACAATTAGAAACAGTAAAGCCAGATTATTAGATTCGGCTTTTTTTAGTTTGTTATTCATTTAACTATAAAATTGATAGTTTTGTAAGGAAATAAAATTTATTATATGGGCCGAAAATTATTGTGTCTTTCTTATTTCCTCTTTTTTTTCTTCTTGGTTTCTTCGCAAGAAATTCAGAATCGAATTTTGATCAAAAATGATACTGTCATCTTAAATCAAGATACGTTGGTTATTGGTATGACAGAGTTGAGTAATATTTTAACAAAGTCACAGATAGATTCCTTAGGTTCGCCTTGTATCGTGCATTGGGATGGAGATTGTGATTCAGGGACAGACTATGAGTACTGGATTGAAACAAATAGTCATGAAATTGTTTACATACAAGATTCACTGAATAAATATATATTAAAAACAATTTCAATTAAAAACACCAATAATACTTCATTGTTTTTCGAGGATGGATTGAATGCAAATAAGTTTACTAAAAAGGGAATACTAGATTTAGGATTCATAAAAGAACAGCGATATAAACAGAAAAAAAATGTGGCTGTTTATAAAAAAGTAGGGATTCATTTAACTGTTAAAGAAAACCTCGATAGTCTTTTAATTAAGTCAATTCATTTTCATCCTAAGAGTTGGGATAAACATCTAAAAATAGAAACATTAAAAGGAGAGGTCAGAAATACAGAAGGAGAATCTCTACCAGGAGTATTATTCTTAGCTTATAATCAATTTGATTCTTTAAAATATTACGATATTACGGATTTTGATGGAAAATATTATTTCGAGATCGATAGTATTAAAAAAATTGATGTCTTCAATTTTAATTATGAACCTCAAACCATAAAAGTCACAG is a genomic window containing:
- a CDS encoding helix-turn-helix domain-containing protein; amino-acid sequence: MKAKVKSPIAINELILSEMNRQGLSAADFAQKLQISMNSMYHILKRPSMQIDRLWDICEVLQLNFFKILADEIKINKPADTQINQLQQENKTLKEVIRLLGGNK
- a CDS encoding carboxypeptidase-like regulatory domain-containing protein; its protein translation is MGRKLLCLSYFLFFFFLVSSQEIQNRILIKNDTVILNQDTLVIGMTELSNILTKSQIDSLGSPCIVHWDGDCDSGTDYEYWIETNSHEIVYIQDSLNKYILKTISIKNTNNTSLFFEDGLNANKFTKKGILDLGFIKEQRYKQKKNVAVYKKVGIHLTVKENLDSLLIKSIHFHPKSWDKHLKIETLKGEVRNTEGESLPGVLFLAYNQFDSLKYYDITDFDGKYYFEIDSIKKIDVFNFNYEPQTIKVTDNKDQTINFKLKKNTYYLPDLIVAKSGEIQIDSICYLDQFPKVRDSSKINVWLVCEFSNFNPLISNLPSAIGGLRNSYVTLVSSLNSKRKLRKCEAEVYFVIDKFGQTKLIDIICDDKINKEYLARYMVDTFKWTTARWRGRRIDSNWSLKIIFE